A single region of the Oleispira antarctica RB-8 genome encodes:
- the sulA gene encoding SOS cell division inhibitor SulA produces MRQLPLGIQNSELTLSSSIGKVESGSCASSTNTGNSSLSNNAGISEIILAADSALQPIYLLPLLSQMSLDKRWLMWLADEPSINRHWLAALGIDASQVLHISAENECFHKVCCKALAAGTGHLIIEWPGQINSEQLDELEAAAKVGSSHALLIRRR; encoded by the coding sequence ATGCGCCAATTACCATTAGGCATTCAGAATTCTGAGTTAACCCTAAGCAGTAGTATTGGAAAAGTTGAATCAGGTTCATGCGCTTCTAGCACGAATACTGGAAACAGCTCACTTTCAAACAATGCAGGTATTAGTGAAATTATTTTGGCAGCCGATAGCGCTCTTCAGCCTATTTACTTATTACCTTTATTATCTCAAATGTCGCTGGATAAGCGTTGGTTGATGTGGTTAGCAGACGAGCCATCGATTAACCGCCACTGGTTAGCAGCGTTAGGCATTGATGCCTCTCAGGTGCTGCATATCAGCGCAGAAAATGAATGTTTTCACAAGGTGTGTTGCAAGGCATTGGCTGCGGGCACTGGGCACCTGATCATCGAATGGCCTGGCCAAATCAATAGCGAACAACTAGACGAACTTGAAGCTGCGGCTAAAGTAGGCTCTAGCCACGCGCTACTGATTCGCCGTAGATAA
- a CDS encoding LexA repressor yields the protein MIKLTARQQEVLDLIKDAVETTGFPPTRAEIAEKLGFRSPNAAEEHLKALARKGAIEMMPGASRGIRVLESPQLGLPIIGRVAAGEPILAQEHIEDHCKIPANWFKPSADFLLEVHGESMVNVGIMDGDLIAVHKTEVARNGQIVVARVEDDVTVKRYQKTRNKVTLLAENDDFDPIEVNLKETNFAIEGLYVGVIRRN from the coding sequence ATGATTAAGCTTACCGCTCGCCAGCAAGAAGTTCTTGATCTTATTAAGGACGCCGTAGAAACAACAGGCTTCCCACCCACTCGTGCAGAAATTGCCGAAAAACTGGGATTTCGCTCACCTAATGCTGCTGAAGAACACTTAAAAGCCCTTGCACGCAAAGGCGCGATTGAAATGATGCCTGGCGCATCTCGTGGCATTAGAGTACTAGAAAGCCCTCAACTAGGCCTTCCTATCATTGGTCGCGTAGCCGCGGGTGAACCAATCTTGGCACAAGAGCATATTGAAGATCACTGCAAAATCCCCGCTAATTGGTTTAAGCCCAGCGCTGATTTTTTATTAGAAGTTCATGGCGAAAGCATGGTTAACGTTGGCATTATGGATGGCGATTTAATTGCTGTACATAAAACAGAAGTGGCTCGTAATGGACAGATTGTGGTTGCTCGAGTTGAAGACGACGTCACCGTAAAGCGTTATCAAAAAACTCGTAACAAAGTGACGTTATTAGCTGAAAACGATGATTTCGATCCCATCGAAGTTAACTTAAAAGAAACAAACTTTGCCATTGAAGGTTTGTATGTTGGCGTAATCCGCCGCAACTAA
- a CDS encoding Transcriptional regulator, TetR family, protein MAQKETAQRILDAAEALFSEKGFAETSLRNITTKAGVNLAAVNYHFGSKKSLIQAIFARYLTPFSEQFSDQLDIIELRKNTPDQLLKLLVITLNKSGLENPEKFGVFMRLLGLAYSQGQGHLRKFLTSEYGEVFSRYMKEINRVTPELTPMERFWRIHFMLGAAVFTMSSVDSLMAMAEHDLGTETDVKGVISQLMPFLATGLMANV, encoded by the coding sequence ATGGCACAGAAGGAAACCGCGCAACGCATATTAGATGCGGCGGAAGCATTATTTTCTGAGAAAGGATTTGCCGAAACCTCGTTGAGAAATATTACGACAAAGGCAGGGGTTAATTTAGCAGCAGTCAATTATCACTTCGGTTCCAAAAAATCGTTGATACAAGCGATTTTTGCTCGCTATTTAACGCCATTTAGCGAACAGTTTTCGGATCAGCTTGACATTATAGAGCTGCGAAAAAACACCCCTGATCAATTATTGAAGCTATTAGTTATCACCCTTAATAAATCAGGTCTTGAAAATCCTGAAAAATTCGGCGTATTCATGCGTCTGCTAGGGTTAGCTTACAGTCAGGGACAGGGGCATTTACGCAAATTCTTAACCAGTGAATATGGTGAGGTTTTTAGTCGTTATATGAAAGAAATTAATCGCGTGACCCCAGAGTTAACACCGATGGAGCGCTTCTGGCGTATTCACTTTATGTTGGGTGCTGCGGTCTTTACGATGTCGAGTGTCGATTCTTTAATGGCGATGGCAGAGCATGATCTAGGAACGGAAACTGATGTTAAAGGGGTGATCTCACAACTAATGCCTTTCTTAGCAACAGGCTTAATGGCGAACGTTTAA
- a CDS encoding ErfK/YbiS/YcfS/YnhG family protein, translating into MTNDHLLEKVEISIQDQQLRLTFDDEIVNYSISTSKLGIGQQKGSNQTPLGWHQIRAKIGAGATENTVFIGRRPTGEIYSPELAAQFPQRDWILTRILWLSGCEIGNNRLGSVDSMQRYIYIHGTPDSEPMGRAESHGCVRMRNTDVIELFDALDVGTLIWIQKLPFARISCRSV; encoded by the coding sequence ATGACAAACGATCACTTGTTAGAAAAAGTAGAAATATCAATACAAGATCAGCAGCTACGCCTGACCTTTGACGATGAAATAGTAAATTATTCTATATCAACGTCTAAGTTAGGCATTGGGCAGCAAAAAGGCTCTAATCAAACACCGCTAGGCTGGCATCAAATTCGAGCCAAAATAGGCGCCGGAGCCACTGAAAATACGGTTTTTATAGGGCGACGACCAACGGGTGAAATATACAGCCCAGAACTGGCCGCGCAGTTTCCACAGCGTGATTGGATTTTAACCCGCATATTATGGCTGAGTGGCTGTGAGATTGGCAATAATCGTTTAGGCAGTGTCGATAGTATGCAGCGTTACATCTATATTCATGGAACACCGGATAGCGAACCTATGGGCCGTGCGGAATCTCATGGTTGCGTGCGGATGAGAAATACTGATGTGATAGAGTTGTTTGATGCGCTCGATGTCGGTACGTTAATTTGGATTCAAAAACTACCCTTTGCGAGAATCTCATGTCGATCTGTGTGA
- the nagZ gene encoding Beta-hexosaminidase yields the protein MADIEGLELTSADKLFLLQPEIAGLILFSRNYRDPKQLKVLCSSIKALRADLIISVDQEGGRVQRFREGFLRLPAMRRLGESFVINQTNALNQSYSLGWLMAAELIEHGIDISFAPVLDLDFGRSGVIGDRAFATDPEDVYQLSKAFINGMKNAGMSATAKHFPGHGHVEADSHKELPTDPRTYDVLNQQDLMPFKKLIDEGELSAIMPAHVIYPDIDAQFTAGFSAIWLQKILREALGFKGLIYSDDLSMEGAAASGVPAVRAEKAKEAGCNVLLICNNREAAQEIVDTVREQRWPLLSLENMQARGSVVGNLYQSSQWLEHNQAASELLQSPNK from the coding sequence ATGGCGGATATTGAAGGTCTTGAACTAACCTCAGCGGATAAACTGTTTTTATTACAGCCTGAAATTGCAGGCCTGATTCTGTTTAGTCGAAATTACCGCGACCCTAAACAATTAAAAGTATTATGTAGCAGCATCAAAGCATTGCGTGCCGATTTAATTATCTCGGTTGATCAAGAAGGTGGGCGAGTTCAGCGATTTCGTGAAGGTTTTTTACGATTACCGGCGATGCGACGTTTAGGTGAATCTTTCGTCATTAATCAGACTAACGCTTTAAACCAATCTTATTCTCTTGGTTGGCTGATGGCAGCAGAATTAATAGAACACGGTATCGATATCAGTTTTGCCCCGGTTTTAGATTTGGATTTTGGTCGTTCTGGCGTGATTGGTGATCGTGCTTTTGCAACCGATCCAGAAGATGTTTATCAGCTTTCAAAAGCCTTCATTAACGGCATGAAAAACGCCGGAATGTCGGCAACAGCAAAACACTTTCCTGGGCATGGGCATGTAGAAGCTGATTCTCATAAAGAACTTCCTACTGATCCAAGAACGTATGATGTCCTAAATCAACAAGATTTAATGCCCTTCAAAAAGCTAATCGACGAAGGTGAACTGAGCGCTATTATGCCAGCGCATGTTATTTACCCTGATATTGATGCGCAGTTCACTGCTGGGTTTTCTGCAATCTGGCTACAAAAAATCCTCCGTGAAGCGTTAGGCTTTAAAGGCTTAATTTATAGTGATGATTTATCAATGGAGGGCGCAGCGGCATCTGGGGTACCCGCTGTAAGGGCAGAAAAAGCAAAAGAAGCGGGCTGTAATGTTTTGTTGATTTGTAATAATCGAGAAGCAGCGCAAGAAATTGTGGATACGGTGCGAGAGCAACGATGGCCATTGTTAAGTTTAGAAAATATGCAAGCGCGTGGCTCTGTGGTAGGAAATCTCTATCAAAGTTCACAGTGGCTTGAGCATAACCAAGCGGCCAGTGAGCTTCTGCAATCACCCAATAAATAA
- the mtaP gene encoding 5\'-methylthioadenosine phosphorylase has product MQTLAIIGGTGLTELPELNDKKVHQNINTDLGKPSGDIIEGELHGQRLLFLPRHGELQAVAPHRINYRANMLALQQLGAENIIAVNAVGGIHCDAIAGHMSVPHQIVDYTWGREHTFFDGLFKPLDHIEFSHPYDEILRQKLIGILSKQRLNHGYSDTGVYAATQGPRLESIAEIKRLERDGCDLVGMTGMPEAALARELNIPYASLCLVVNPAAGKSDALITIEDIRQVLTQGMQEIKEIIVAFTKA; this is encoded by the coding sequence GTGCAAACACTTGCGATTATCGGTGGCACAGGGCTAACCGAGCTGCCCGAGCTGAATGATAAAAAAGTTCATCAAAATATTAATACTGACTTAGGCAAGCCCAGTGGCGATATTATAGAAGGTGAATTACACGGTCAGCGATTATTATTCCTACCGCGCCATGGGGAACTTCAAGCAGTGGCTCCCCATAGAATTAATTATCGAGCGAATATGCTGGCGCTGCAGCAGTTGGGCGCTGAAAACATTATTGCAGTCAATGCCGTGGGAGGTATCCATTGCGATGCCATAGCGGGCCACATGTCAGTACCTCATCAGATTGTTGATTATACTTGGGGCCGGGAACATACTTTTTTTGATGGGCTTTTTAAGCCTTTGGACCATATTGAATTTAGCCACCCTTACGATGAAATATTACGGCAAAAACTGATTGGTATTTTATCAAAACAACGCTTGAATCATGGTTATAGTGATACGGGGGTTTATGCTGCTACTCAAGGGCCGCGTCTTGAAAGCATTGCTGAAATTAAACGTTTAGAGCGTGACGGCTGTGATTTGGTTGGGATGACAGGTATGCCAGAAGCGGCGCTTGCGCGCGAGTTGAATATCCCATACGCCAGTCTTTGCTTAGTCGTGAATCCCGCTGCTGGAAAGTCAGATGCTCTTATTACGATAGAAGATATACGGCAAGTGTTAACACAAGGCATGCAAGAGATTAAGGAGATCATTGTCGCGTTCACTAAAGCTTAA
- a CDS encoding probable transcriptional regulator, MerR family, giving the protein MTSLTVSQLAKQLSISADTVRHYVRSGLINPERDPSNGYKRFHSEDVKRLHFILQAKSLGFSLADIQTIIDQASFGESPCPQVRIIMDARLKETAAKIAKMQATYKQMQEAMARWQTQPDCTPTGEHICHLIEGFSSPTDDYKEEGCCDE; this is encoded by the coding sequence ATGACTTCTTTAACAGTTTCTCAGCTGGCTAAACAGCTGAGTATTAGTGCGGATACTGTGCGTCACTATGTTCGCAGTGGGTTGATCAATCCCGAACGTGACCCCAGCAATGGCTACAAACGCTTTCATAGCGAAGATGTTAAGCGTCTGCATTTTATTTTGCAGGCAAAATCACTTGGTTTTTCATTGGCGGACATTCAAACCATTATCGATCAAGCCAGCTTCGGAGAGTCGCCCTGCCCTCAGGTTCGTATTATTATGGACGCTAGATTAAAAGAGACGGCAGCGAAAATTGCGAAAATGCAGGCGACTTATAAACAGATGCAAGAAGCGATGGCACGCTGGCAAACTCAGCCTGACTGCACACCGACAGGTGAACATATTTGTCATTTGATTGAGGGGTTTTCTAGCCCGACAGATGATTATAAAGAAGAAGGTTGCTGTGATGAATAG
- a CDS encoding Transposase, IS4 family, which yields MANFLDDNLNQSVFLDINYLEVLGENTFEFCLYQLITHQLDLTEFTRRYKNKSVGRKAYPPALLLRVIFYAYYRGITSSRAIERNCKTDLKFMSLASGRTPHFTTISDFASSHCDEIKDLFHKLLMICCKSGLVGKEHFAIDGCKLPSDASKEWSGTHADMKKKSIKLQKSAERIVNNHLLNDSEKSDGDKKKELQTVDTLIKNANKIDEFLDRNEKRMGVGRKKNEVQSNITDNESTKMTTSKGTIQGYNCQTASDEKHQIVIAAQAVGIGQDQTALKPMIEEIKNQLGESVLSKGALLTADTGYSSEANMKYVFTENINAVIPDNNFRQRDPKFSESESVKKHKAHRQKTRKDKSKGKLIFPASDFTVNKEAKICVCPNGHEMMYHGDHFVISNKRYLRFKSYLKNCRACPLQSKCMRKPVNEHGRQVSFVVDADQSTSYLDLMRKKIDSVAGKKDYAKRMWTIEPVFGNITSNKRLNKLGLRGKAKVTCQWMMFCMVHNIEKLWRYGDVKYAEGVA from the coding sequence ATGGCCAACTTCTTAGACGATAATTTAAATCAAAGTGTATTTCTGGATATTAATTATTTAGAAGTTCTAGGCGAGAATACTTTTGAATTTTGCCTCTACCAATTGATAACTCATCAATTAGATTTAACTGAATTTACTCGTCGTTATAAAAATAAATCCGTTGGTCGAAAAGCTTACCCGCCTGCATTATTATTGCGCGTTATATTTTATGCCTACTACAGAGGCATCACGTCAAGCAGAGCCATTGAGCGCAATTGCAAAACCGATTTAAAATTTATGTCGCTGGCCTCTGGTCGTACACCTCATTTTACAACCATTTCCGATTTTGCCAGTAGTCATTGCGATGAAATTAAAGATCTATTTCATAAGTTATTAATGATTTGTTGCAAAAGTGGCTTGGTTGGTAAAGAACACTTTGCCATTGATGGTTGCAAGCTTCCTTCTGACGCATCTAAGGAATGGAGCGGCACTCATGCTGATATGAAAAAGAAATCGATCAAGCTTCAAAAGTCTGCCGAACGTATCGTTAATAACCATTTGTTAAATGACTCTGAGAAGAGCGATGGTGATAAAAAGAAAGAGCTTCAGACGGTTGATACGCTCATAAAGAATGCTAACAAAATTGATGAGTTCCTAGACCGTAATGAAAAACGCATGGGCGTCGGTCGTAAAAAGAATGAAGTGCAAAGTAACATTACGGATAATGAAAGCACTAAAATGACAACATCAAAAGGCACTATACAAGGCTATAACTGCCAAACAGCGTCTGATGAAAAACATCAAATAGTGATAGCCGCTCAAGCTGTTGGAATTGGTCAAGATCAAACTGCATTAAAACCTATGATTGAAGAAATCAAAAATCAGCTTGGGGAATCAGTACTGAGTAAGGGTGCTTTGTTAACGGCTGACACGGGATATTCTAGCGAAGCCAATATGAAATATGTTTTCACAGAAAATATTAATGCTGTCATTCCTGATAATAACTTTCGTCAGCGCGATCCAAAATTTTCAGAATCTGAATCGGTTAAAAAACACAAAGCACATCGACAAAAAACAAGAAAAGACAAATCGAAAGGTAAGTTAATATTTCCTGCATCAGATTTTACTGTCAACAAAGAAGCTAAAATATGTGTCTGCCCAAATGGGCATGAGATGATGTATCACGGGGATCATTTTGTTATTAGCAATAAGCGGTATTTGCGTTTCAAATCTTACTTAAAAAATTGTAGAGCCTGTCCATTACAATCTAAGTGTATGAGGAAGCCCGTTAATGAGCATGGGCGACAAGTTTCATTTGTAGTCGATGCAGATCAAAGTACAAGTTATCTAGATTTAATGAGGAAAAAGATAGACAGCGTTGCGGGCAAAAAAGATTATGCAAAGCGCATGTGGACTATCGAGCCTGTGTTTGGAAATATTACCAGCAACAAACGTTTGAATAAATTAGGCTTGCGCGGCAAAGCTAAAGTGACGTGTCAGTGGATGATGTTTTGTATGGTTCATAATATTGAAAAACTATGGCGCTATGGTGATGTTAAATATGCAGAAGGGGTAGCGTAA
- a CDS encoding Transposase, IS66 family → MKNTDQTQENIKLKQRLAALELQLSEQNNTLKKQDSALENKDHKIQTLEEYIRYMVQQRFGSSSEKLSVDQINLFDEAELLSDDDASDEEDSENVPAYKRKKKRTSIPEKLPRTEVIHDLSEAEKVCPHDGTALRHFGNETSEQLDYIPAQMSVLQHVRRKYTCPCCNNYMVTANKPAQPIEKSIASPGLLAQVATHKYCDALPLYRQAQMFKRFGVELDRTSLANWMIKCGVLIQPLINLMYERARESSLLHMDETVLQVLKESERSAQQQSRMWVMTNNEASARITLFHYSLTRKISEADWMLGDFSGALMTDGYAVYDSVCKTKQLANLGCWAHTRRYFKEALDAQGKNKAGKANTALAFIQKLYRIEKLSDNQTIDEKYQARQAQAVPLLDQLRQWLDKNIHRPMNSEKLKKAVTYLHNQWPKLIRYTENGAWPIDNNAAENAIRPMVIGRKNWLFAATEKGAKASANLYSLVETAKANNVEPSVYLKEVFTRLPAATCVEDVEALLPWNTAKVVR, encoded by the coding sequence ATGAAAAACACTGATCAAACTCAAGAGAATATCAAACTAAAACAACGTCTTGCTGCGTTGGAGTTACAGCTGTCTGAACAAAATAACACACTGAAAAAACAAGATAGCGCTCTTGAGAATAAAGATCATAAGATCCAGACATTAGAAGAATATATTCGTTACATGGTCCAGCAACGCTTTGGCTCGTCGAGTGAAAAACTGAGTGTCGATCAGATCAATTTATTCGATGAGGCTGAATTATTAAGTGACGATGACGCGTCCGATGAAGAAGATAGCGAAAACGTTCCAGCTTATAAGCGTAAGAAAAAACGGACATCGATTCCAGAGAAATTACCCCGTACCGAAGTTATTCATGATTTAAGCGAAGCCGAAAAGGTTTGCCCACATGATGGAACTGCATTGCGTCATTTTGGCAATGAAACTTCGGAACAACTTGATTACATCCCAGCGCAAATGAGTGTTTTACAGCACGTTCGCCGAAAATACACTTGCCCTTGCTGCAATAATTACATGGTCACTGCCAATAAGCCCGCGCAGCCGATTGAAAAATCAATCGCCTCTCCTGGTTTATTAGCGCAAGTTGCAACGCATAAATATTGTGATGCTTTGCCCTTGTATCGCCAAGCACAGATGTTCAAACGCTTTGGGGTTGAACTTGATCGCACCAGTTTAGCGAACTGGATGATTAAATGTGGCGTCCTAATTCAGCCGCTGATCAACTTAATGTATGAACGTGCTCGAGAAAGTTCACTGCTTCATATGGATGAAACAGTCTTGCAAGTGCTTAAAGAAAGCGAGCGATCTGCGCAGCAACAAAGCCGCATGTGGGTAATGACCAATAATGAAGCCAGTGCGCGAATCACGCTGTTTCATTACAGCCTAACGCGTAAGATCAGTGAAGCTGATTGGATGCTGGGTGATTTTAGCGGAGCATTGATGACAGATGGTTATGCGGTTTACGATTCGGTTTGCAAAACTAAGCAGCTAGCAAATCTAGGCTGTTGGGCACATACACGACGTTATTTTAAAGAAGCTCTTGATGCGCAAGGTAAAAACAAAGCAGGTAAAGCCAATACAGCATTAGCTTTTATTCAAAAGCTGTATCGCATAGAAAAACTCAGTGATAACCAAACTATAGACGAAAAGTATCAGGCAAGGCAGGCGCAAGCCGTCCCCTTACTCGATCAATTACGGCAATGGTTAGATAAAAACATTCATCGCCCAATGAATTCAGAAAAGCTCAAGAAAGCGGTGACGTATTTACACAATCAGTGGCCAAAATTAATTCGATATACGGAGAATGGCGCGTGGCCAATTGATAATAATGCTGCTGAAAATGCGATTCGTCCGATGGTAATCGGGAGAAAGAACTGGTTGTTTGCCGCTACAGAAAAAGGTGCGAAGGCAAGTGCAAATCTTTATAGCTTGGTTGAGACTGCAAAAGCCAATAACGTTGAGCCAAGTGTTTATTTGAAAGAAGTATTTACAAGGCTGCCGGCAGCCACCTGCGTTGAAGATGTTGAGGCATTACTACCTTGGAATACTGCAAAGGTGGTTCGTTAG
- a CDS encoding Transposase, IS66 Orf2 like: MKMFVDAPEVYLHRDPVDFRKQINGLTAIVELEMKQSLNTGALFLFCSKRRDKLKLLYWDKTGFCLWYKRLENDKFKWPKKHELDTINISEEQLHWLLRGFDIKAMKAHDSIEFDSVYLDD, translated from the coding sequence ATGAAAATGTTTGTGGATGCACCTGAAGTTTATTTGCATCGCGATCCTGTTGATTTTCGAAAACAAATCAATGGCCTTACAGCCATTGTCGAGCTCGAAATGAAACAATCGCTCAATACTGGCGCGCTGTTTTTGTTTTGCAGCAAACGCCGCGACAAGCTGAAACTTCTATACTGGGACAAAACGGGCTTCTGTCTTTGGTATAAGCGTCTTGAAAACGATAAGTTTAAATGGCCAAAAAAGCATGAGCTAGACACCATCAATATCAGTGAAGAACAACTGCATTGGTTGCTACGAGGATTTGATATTAAGGCAATGAAAGCTCATGATTCTATTGAATTTGACTCGGTTTATCTTGATGATTGA